The following coding sequences are from one Treponema parvum window:
- the efp gene encoding elongation factor P, with translation MIRGGEINKGTVLLIKNAPYLVVEREFVNPGKGTAFARCKLKNLKDGSVLSQQVFKTPDMVEDATVETINAQFMYSEPENHIFQNTQTFDQISVPVELNPDLKYYLRDDVDYQIVIWEENPIDVKIPQKMVFTVAESENYVKGDTVSGATKPVTTETGLTVRVPLFIKQNEKIMINTETNEYLERINK, from the coding sequence ATGATCAGAGGCGGTGAAATAAACAAAGGCACAGTCCTTTTAATTAAAAACGCTCCGTATCTTGTAGTGGAAAGAGAATTCGTAAATCCGGGAAAAGGAACCGCATTTGCACGCTGCAAACTTAAAAATTTAAAAGACGGCTCGGTTTTAAGTCAGCAGGTATTTAAAACTCCTGACATGGTCGAAGACGCAACCGTAGAGACAATCAACGCCCAGTTTATGTATTCCGAACCGGAAAACCATATCTTTCAAAACACCCAAACATTCGATCAAATTTCAGTTCCCGTAGAACTTAATCCGGACTTGAAGTATTATCTCCGCGACGACGTGGATTACCAGATAGTTATCTGGGAAGAAAACCCGATCGACGTAAAAATTCCGCAAAAAATGGTCTTTACCGTAGCCGAAAGCGAAAATTACGTAAAGGGTGACACCGTAAGCGGCGCTACAAAGCCCGTAACTACCGAAACCGGCCTTACCGTACGCGTTCCGCTTTTTATCAAGCAAAACGAAAAGATAATGATAAACACGGAAACAAATGAATATTTGGAGCGCATAAACAAATAA
- a CDS encoding response regulator has product MKTKQDFPSINERPPEGVKPDGSKYRVLIVDDSLFVAKQLGQILASEGYEVIATAEDGKDGLDKYKELFPNVDLVTMDITMPKMDGITALEQIMAFDKNAKVIMVSALGKEELVKKSLLLGAKNYIIKPLDRKKVLERISASLNK; this is encoded by the coding sequence ATGAAAACAAAACAAGATTTTCCGTCAATCAACGAACGTCCGCCCGAGGGTGTAAAGCCGGACGGGTCCAAATACCGTGTCCTTATCGTAGATGATTCATTATTTGTCGCAAAACAACTCGGACAGATCCTTGCGAGCGAAGGTTATGAAGTGATTGCAACCGCCGAAGATGGAAAAGACGGACTTGATAAATACAAGGAATTGTTCCCGAACGTGGATTTGGTTACGATGGATATAACTATGCCCAAGATGGACGGAATTACGGCTCTTGAGCAGATAATGGCTTTTGATAAAAACGCAAAAGTTATCATGGTCAGCGCTCTCGGAAAAGAGGAATTGGTAAAAAAATCTTTGCTTCTCGGAGCAAAAAATTACATCATAAAACCACTTGACCGTAAAAAGGTGCTTGAACGCATTTCCGCTTCATTGAATAAATAG
- a CDS encoding chemotaxis protein CheX → MRVEYINPFVEISYNVLKEVLDGSDVKRGNLYLKSTAMPMMGVAALVGLAGDVEGRVLFDMTSDTALKIASKMNNETLTSFDDLAKATISELANIITAQAVTKLHELGFKFDLTPPVLFVGEKMEIAALSGNSSENIEALIVPLITEYGKVEINVSIRERT, encoded by the coding sequence ATGCGTGTAGAGTATATTAACCCCTTTGTTGAGATTTCATACAATGTCTTAAAAGAGGTTCTCGACGGATCTGATGTAAAACGCGGAAATTTGTATTTAAAATCCACCGCGATGCCTATGATGGGCGTTGCCGCCTTGGTGGGACTTGCAGGCGATGTAGAAGGCCGTGTTCTTTTTGACATGACATCGGATACCGCTCTTAAGATCGCTTCAAAAATGAACAACGAAACTCTCACAAGTTTTGACGATCTTGCGAAGGCTACGATCAGCGAATTGGCGAACATCATCACGGCGCAGGCCGTAACCAAGCTTCACGAACTGGGTTTTAAATTTGATCTTACGCCTCCGGTTCTTTTTGTAGGCGAAAAAATGGAAATTGCCGCTTTAAGCGGAAATTCTTCCGAAAATATTGAGGCTCTTATAGTACCTCTTATAACGGAATACGGTAAAGTTGAAATAAATGTTTCTATTAGGGAACGCACATAA